One region of Candidatus Schekmanbacteria bacterium genomic DNA includes:
- a CDS encoding MoaD/ThiS family protein, translating into MKIRVELFANLIKYAPEGKKKFTIELNNGSTVGDLFEYLNIPEEERKIVIINGRHSQNDTVIEDGAEVVIMTPVEGG; encoded by the coding sequence ATGAAAATAAGGGTAGAGTTATTTGCAAATCTAATAAAATATGCACCGGAAGGGAAAAAGAAATTTACGATTGAATTGAATAATGGTTCAACTGTTGGAGATTTATTCGAGTATCTCAATATTCCGGAGGAAGAGCGCAAAATAGTGATAATCAATGGCAGACATAGCCAGAATGACACGGTTATTGAAGATGGTGCTGAAGTGGTGATTATGACTCCCGTTGAAGGAGGTTGA
- a CDS encoding aldehyde ferredoxin oxidoreductase: MYGWRGKVLRVNLSTNEIKEEELDPKVARDYLGGRGLGIYYLNKELDPKTDPYAPENIMIMAVGPLTGTRIPTGSRYMIMTKSPLTGSITCSNSGGKFPKEMKLSGYDAFIFTGKSEKPVYLWVDNGKCELRSAEHLWGKRVSETTEILYKETDPNAKVACIGPAGERLVRFAAVINDKDRSAARSGVGAVMGSKNLKAIVVRGTSPVPIYDEEEFKKLKTESINKFREANKGTTPILRQYGTSYAVGSNQKIGILPTKNFQFGQFDNWEKVCAETMVKKYLQKPKFCADCPIGCGRGTKVTDPGFEGEGEGPEYETIYAFGPDCMNDNLAAVLKANYICNDLGMDTISMGSAIACAMELYERGYVSEEDIGKPLRWGDAKAIVEFTEKTGYREGFGDILAEGSYRMAEQYGHPELAMVSKKQDLAGYHPQGIQGLALAYATSPIGGSHMRAQTAYFEVFGVPTLVDPQDWKTKPRLVKIHQEMSAITDSTGVCYFFAIRYYVTPELEVVPEGFCKILNAVTGAGYTVDEVQKAGERIFNAERLFMVNAGFSRKDDSLPERLTKNPMPEGPAKGLVVHLDEMLDEYYKLRGWDENGIPTDEKLKELGLKDN; encoded by the coding sequence ATGTATGGATGGAGAGGCAAAGTTTTAAGAGTTAATCTATCAACGAATGAAATAAAAGAAGAAGAGCTCGATCCAAAGGTGGCAAGGGATTATTTAGGAGGGAGAGGATTGGGAATTTATTATCTAAACAAGGAGTTAGATCCAAAAACAGATCCCTATGCACCTGAAAATATAATGATAATGGCTGTGGGTCCCCTTACCGGGACGAGAATTCCTACTGGCAGCCGCTATATGATAATGACTAAGTCGCCTCTTACAGGTTCAATTACTTGCTCAAATTCAGGCGGAAAATTTCCAAAAGAGATGAAACTATCAGGATACGATGCTTTTATATTTACAGGGAAATCTGAAAAGCCGGTATATCTTTGGGTTGATAATGGGAAGTGTGAACTTCGGTCTGCAGAGCATTTATGGGGCAAAAGAGTTAGTGAAACTACAGAAATCTTATATAAGGAAACAGATCCTAATGCAAAGGTTGCCTGTATCGGTCCTGCAGGCGAAAGATTAGTGCGATTTGCGGCTGTTATCAATGATAAAGACCGTTCTGCCGCTCGTTCTGGTGTTGGCGCTGTTATGGGATCGAAAAACCTGAAAGCTATAGTTGTTAGAGGCACTTCTCCTGTTCCAATATATGATGAAGAGGAATTCAAAAAACTCAAGACGGAATCAATCAACAAATTTAGAGAAGCTAACAAGGGCACCACACCTATCCTTAGACAGTATGGCACTTCATATGCAGTAGGATCGAATCAGAAAATAGGAATTCTTCCTACAAAGAATTTTCAATTTGGTCAATTTGACAATTGGGAAAAGGTTTGTGCTGAAACAATGGTTAAAAAGTATCTTCAAAAACCAAAATTTTGCGCAGATTGTCCGATCGGCTGTGGAAGAGGAACAAAGGTTACAGACCCGGGTTTTGAGGGTGAAGGAGAGGGACCCGAGTATGAAACAATCTATGCTTTTGGGCCTGATTGTATGAACGACAATCTTGCAGCAGTCCTTAAAGCAAATTATATCTGTAATGACCTTGGGATGGATACTATCTCTATGGGTTCTGCAATTGCCTGTGCAATGGAGCTTTATGAAAGAGGTTATGTCTCAGAGGAGGATATTGGCAAACCTTTACGCTGGGGGGATGCAAAAGCGATTGTCGAATTTACAGAAAAAACCGGTTATAGAGAGGGTTTTGGCGACATCTTGGCAGAGGGCAGTTACAGAATGGCTGAACAATATGGTCATCCTGAGCTTGCTATGGTATCTAAAAAACAGGATTTAGCCGGTTACCATCCTCAGGGTATTCAAGGATTGGCACTTGCCTATGCAACTTCCCCAATTGGGGGTTCCCATATGCGGGCTCAAACTGCCTATTTCGAAGTATTTGGCGTTCCCACATTGGTTGACCCACAGGATTGGAAAACAAAACCCCGCTTGGTCAAGATTCATCAGGAGATGTCTGCTATTACTGATTCAACAGGCGTATGCTACTTTTTTGCAATCCGTTATTATGTAACGCCTGAACTCGAAGTCGTACCTGAAGGTTTTTGCAAAATACTGAATGCTGTAACAGGCGCAGGATATACTGTTGATGAAGTACAAAAGGCAGGAGAGAGAATTTTTAATGCAGAGAGATTGTTTATGGTGAATGCAGGTTTTTCAAGAAAAGATGATTCTTTGCCAGAGAGACTTACGAAGAATCCGATGCCCGAAGGTCCGGCGAAAGGATTGGTTGTCCATCTTGATGAGATGTTGGATGAATATTATAAACTTCGCGGTTGGGATGAGAATGGCATTCCCACAGATGAAAAACTGAAAGAATTAGGATTGAAAGACAACTAA